GTCGAGCACCACCAGAACAGGTTCTTGGACAAGTACGCCGGATGGCGCGTGAACCGGTAAGGCCCGTTCGTCAGCACGCCACGATACGTCAAATTCGAGAAGCGGATGCCGAACGCGAAGGTCGCCCAGGCGTAAACCCCGGTGAGGAACACCAGCAGTGCCCCCCAGGCCCACAGCAAGGGCGCGCTGCCCGCAAGCCAATGCGCCCAGTCCGCGGTCGCCGCCTGGTAGCCCAGCACGTCCGCCCGTCCCATCGTGCCCCAGACGAACGGCGGATAGCACATCAGGGCCGCTACCCATCCGGCGAGGAGTGGATTGCCGCTGCGGATATGGGCGTCCAGCGGGCGGAAAGTCAGGAGGTAGCCGACAGTCCCGATCTGCACGTCGATCAGGAATAGGGTCTCGATCAGGGTCTGCACCAGCCTCACCGGATCGTGCGCGATGGCCGCGAAGTCGGCGTTGACGACGATCGCGAAACCGGGCGGCAGAATCGAGATCATGAAGGCTCCGAAGAACCCCTTGATGATCCAGGCGCGCCAGTGCTTGGCGACTTGCGCGCGGTCCCAGTCCTCGCGACCGACCAGCATCGCACCGAAGTGCCAGGTGGCGTCCCGTGGGTCCACCAGCTTGCGATCGAGCCACAGGACGTAGGGAACCGAAAGCACGAACATCGGCACGGCGAACGTGCCGATCACATCCATGGCGAAGAGGTACTGCCCGTCCCAGTACCAGCGGCCCAGGCAATAGGAGAAGCCGATCGCAGCCCAGGTTGCCCAGTAGCCGGCGAGCTTGGTGATCGATACGTCGAACGTCTCGCGCCAGGCGCCGCGCAGGCTCCAGTCGATGCCGGTGGAAGGCCGGCGATGGACTTTGTCCACCAGCAGCGACCATGCGACCATCGGCAATGCGGTGAACAGCAGCGTCGCGACCGCGGCGTTGGGTCCAGCCATGGGCATACGCGGACCAGGGATGCCGAGCGCCTCGGCGACACTCGCCCAATTGCGGCAAATCGCGATCCAGCAGAACAGCCCCGCCACTCCGACCAGGCCGACGGCGGCGGAGACGTCGCTTTGCGGGCGTTGCGGGGCGCTGCTCATGGCGACCCGCTTAGCGCGCAAAGGTTAAGGGTGGTGAAATGACGAGAGATCCTCCCCTTGCAGGGAGGATCTTGGATCAACGATACGCCGTGATCCGACCGCCATCATCGAGCAGGTACAGCGTCTGGTTGGCAACGACCGGCGCCAGGCTGATCGAGTCCTTGAGCTCGGCATAGGGCGTCAGCGTGCCCTCGGACGGATCGGCATAAGCCAGTTCGCCGCGCGAGTTGGCCACCCACAGGCGATTGCCCGCGAGCACCGGGCCGACCCAGAACACCGGCCCCTTGCGCTTCTTCTCCTTGCGATAGCGCATCAGCTGATTCATCCAGCGCACCTTGCCGGTGGTCCGCGCGATGGCGAGCAGCTGCGCGTGATCGGTCAGCGTGAACACCCAGTCTCCGGCTACTGCGGGAGTCGAGATACCGGCGAGGTTCAGTTCCCAGATGCGCTGGCCGGTGACGAGCTCGTAAGCCGCCATGCGACCGCCCTGGCCCAGCGCGAACACGCGGCCCCGATCGATGATCGGGTCGGCATCGACGTCGGTCAGGCTGCCCACTTCGGTGGAGATCGAGGTGCGCGCCAGCGCGTCGGACCACAGCTGGCGGCCGTTCTCGTAGCGGTAGGCAACCAGTTCACCCGAGGAGTAGCCGGCGACGACGGTGCCCTGCCCGGCCGCCGGCGCAGCGACGCCGAACACGCCCGATTGCGCGGTCGAGGCCGATTCGTTCCACAACTGCTTGCCGTCCGCCGCGTTGAGCGCGACGATCTGGTTGTCCTGCGTCATCACGTAGACGGCCTCGAAGCCGATCGTCGGTGCGCCGCGCAGCGGGCCCGCAGGCTTGACCTTCCACTTCTCGGCCCCGTCGGCCGCGCCCAGCGCCGCGACTTCGCCGATGCCGGTGGTGACGTAGACGTTGCCCGAATCGTAGCTGACGCCGCCGCCGAAGATCGCCTTGCTGTCACCGCCAACGTCGAAGTTCTTGCTCCACACCTTGGCGCCGGTGTCGGCGTTGAAGGCGTTGACGACGCCGCTGGTGTCCATGACGTACACCCGGCCGTCACCCACCACGGGCGAGGCAGCCAGGCGGCGCTTATTGGTGGCGCCGGCCACTTGAGCGGTCCAGATGCGGGTCGGCGAGGCGCCGAGCGCCAGGTGGCCCGAAGCCTTGTTGGCCGGACCGCCGGCTTGCGCCCACTCGGTGTTCGCTTCGGCAGGCGGCAGGATCACCGATACGCCGGCGAGCGCCGGATCGACCTTGGCCCCCGACTCGATGCGCGAGAGGATCGGCACGCGATCACCTACGGTGGGCGTCTTGGGACCGCCCTTGCCCTTGAGAATGCCGCAACCCGACACGCCCAGCGCCAGAGCGAGGAGCAGGACCGGCGCCAGCTTGCGCGTCGTCATGTGGTCAGGCTTACGAGCCAAGTTCATTCTCCCCCGGCGCCCGGTGCAACTGCACCTGAGGACGCACCATCTTCACCCGACGCGCTCACGACATCGTCGATAGCGTCATAGCCGAGTTGCCCCGCCATCTGCCGCACGCGTGCGCGCAGGCCTTCGGGCTGGGTCTTGTCCTTTGCGATTCTGGCGAAAAGAGGGCCGGCCTGCTTGGGCTTGCCCTGCTTCAGGTAAGCGCCGCCGACCAGCTCTCCGGCCACGCCGAACCACGGGTTGCCGGGCTGCGCCAAGGCCGACAGGCGATCGATCACGGTCTGCGGCGGCAGCTTGTCGAACCCTGCGGCGACTTCGCGCACGGTCGCCAGATCGCGCAAGGGCTGCGCGACATCGCCGTTCTGCGCGACCTTGGAATACAGGTTCGCGGCCTCGTCGGTCCGCCCCTTGTCGAGCGCGATGCCCGCCTGCGCCAGTTGCGCGAGCGCGGCATGACCCGCATCACCCTGCGTCAACGGCGCCAGCTTGGTCTGCGCGGCAGCGGCGTTCCCGGCATCAAGGTCGTCGAGTGCGAGGATCAGCTGCTCGGACGCGGCGGCAGACTCGGCCTTCTGGCGGTGCTGCCAGTAGAGATAGCCGGCGAAGGCCAGCAGCCCGACCACGATGACGGCCAGCAGCGGCTTGCCGTAGCGACGCAGGAAGGTCTCGACCTGATCCTGGCGCAGCGCATCGTCGACTTCGCGCATGAACACGCCGCTCTGCTCGGCCTGTCGGCGAGCGGCGGCAGCATTGGTCACCGAATTCTGCGGAGGAACGGCCAAGAGCTTAGCGCTTTCTGGGTACTTGATAGGTCAGCGGCGCTGTTTAGCGGATGAGCGGCGCAATTCAACGTCCATCGTCTTTGCTGCGGCTCGGGTGAAGCGTGGGTGAATGGCGTCGGCTAAACCGAAGGAGCCGCTGGCCTGCTTCCGGCTCAGGGGAACTCGGCCCGACCCATGGCACGCGCATAGACGCTCCGATACGACCCAATCATCGCCGCCTCATCATAATGGGCCAAGGCATGAGCCCGGTTCGCCGCCCCTACCCGCGTCCGCAGCCCTGCATCGGCGGCTAGCTGCCCGAGCACCCCCGCCAAAGCCGCATCGTTGCCCGGCGCACAGATCAACGGCCGGTTCTCGGGCGCGACCATCTCGGCCACGTCGCCCACCGCGGGCGAGGCGACCGGCAGGCCCGCCGCCATCGCCTCGACCATCGAGATCGGAAACTGCTCGGAGTCCGAAGACAGCGCGAAGACGTCGAACAGGCCGACAGCCTTGCTCGGATCTGGTGCGAAGCCTGGCAAGTGCACGCGATCGGCAACGCCGCAGCTAAGCGCTTGCGCCTTGATCGCGCCTTTCTCCGGCCCGTCGCCCAGGATCACCAGCTGCCATTCGGACGGCAGCCCGGCAAAGGCGCGCACCAGCCGCGGCAGGTTCTTCACTGTGCGCAAGCCGGCCAGCGTGCCGACCCACAGCTCGCCCGGGCGTTTGACGATGCGCGGGAGAGCGTCGGCCTTGGGCTTCTTCGCATAAGTTCCGAGCGCGATGCCGTTGGGGATCAGGTGGACACGGCCGCGTGGTTGCTGCCAAGGCCCGAGCGCCACCGCCTCCAGCAGCCTCGAGGGCACAACCAGCGCCGCCACGCGCCCGAGTGCCAGGCGACGGTACCAGTTGCGCGTGGGTTTGAGCCGCTCCGCCTCGTCCTCGTTGAAACCGTCCTCGTGGTGAACCAGCGGCGGCAGCTTTAGGAGGTCGCGGAACACGGTGTGCGCCATGACCGCGTCCATCGCGCCCCAATTGTAGGTGAGCACCAGGTCATACCCACGCATCGCCGCAGCCAGGCGCTGCAGCCGCGTCGGCGTGGGCCGGCCCGAAAGGCTCGGGAAGTCTTCAGGATAGGCGACATCGATGCCTCGCTCGATCGCCGAGGCGGCGGCGAGCGCGCCCGGCACCGCGGAGACGACGTGGTGCGTGACGCCAGACCCGAACGCATTCATCAGCCGCGCCGCGCGCAGCTCCTTGCCTCCGCGATCGAAGCTGGAATGGAGATGGAGGATCCGCAAAGGCCGGCTCAGGCGACGCGTGCCAGCAGGCGATCGATGGCGGCCTCAGACCCCGGCTCGCTCAGCGTCGGCGGATGGCCGACGTCGGGAATGGTCACCGCCTCAGCCCCGGGCAGACGCTCCAGCATCCGGTCGAGCGTCGTCGTGCTGAGCAAGTCCGACAAGGCGCCCCTCAGGATCAGCACCGGCTTGTCTCGCAGCGCGTCCAAAGCGGGCCACATGTCGTACTGTTCGGCCGCAGGGTCGAGCTGCGCGAAGGGCTCGGCGATCTTCATGTCGTAATCGAAGACGATGCGTGCATTGCTGCCCAGCGTCATCACCCGCTTCGCCGCGGCGATCCAGAATGGCAGGTCCTTGCCCGGGTGCGCGGCGCCATGCATTTCCTCCAGCCCGCGCGCGGCGTGGACCCAGGTGGGGAAGCTGCGCCCCTGCCCGACATAGCTCTTGATGAATTCCAGCCCGCTCGGCTCCAGATAAGGGCCGACATCGTTGAGCACGGCCCCCGCGATCCGTTCCGGGGTCATCGCGGCGAACAGCATCGTCATCAGCCCGCCCAGCGAAGTGCCGACGGCCACGAAACGCTCGATCCCCAATTCGTCGAGCAGCAGCGTGACGTCTTCGACATACTGCTGCGGCTTGTAGCTGGCGCTTTCGCGCGCATACTCGCTCTCGCCACGGCCGCGCAGTTCGGGGCAGATCACGCGCCACTCGGGCGAGAGCCGTTCCGCCAGCGCCTCGAAGTCACGCGCGTTGCGGGTGAGGCCATGCAGACACAAGATCGGCGGCCGCCCATCGATCGGCACGGCGTCGCCGCCGGCGTAATCCCGGTAATGCAGCTTCAATCCGTCCCGGCTGGACCAGAACCGATCCTGGTAACGCGTCATTTCCAGCGGCGCCTTCGATCTGTCGCCCGGCTTGATCGGCGGGCACCTGACCCGTTATCGCCAAAGAGCGCACGATCCGCAAGCGAGTGCCTGCCTGCTACCTCGACGTGCAGGGTTAACGAGGACGTCGTTCATAACCCGGTAGGACTCCCCGTGGCATAGCGGCGCGCTCGCAAACTGGCGGCACGAAACGGAACATCAACCCTAATGGAACGCCTTTCGACCCGAGACGCGCCCGCGCAGAGCACGGGGTCCTTCCCTCGCGCCGCCTCGGTGCCCGAACTCGTGTCGTATGAGCCAGCGACTGGGGCGGAGGTCTGGCGAGGTCCCGTTGGCGATGTCGAGGACGTGGTCGAGCGCGCGCGCCGCGCCGCGCCGGCGTGGGCCGCGCAGCCGCTATCCACCCGCATGGAGCTGGTCCGCCGCTTCGCCAACGAAGTGCGCAAGGATGCGGAGAGCCTTGCCACGACCATCGCGCGCGAAACCGGCAAGCCGATGTGGGAGGCCAACGCCGAAGTCGAGAGCGTGCTGGTGAAGGTCGAAATCTCGATCCGCGCCTATGCCGAGCGAACCGCCCAGCGCAAGCTGGACAGCGCGCTGCAGGGCACCATGGCAGTGCGCCACAAGCCGCATGGCGTGCTGGTGGTGCTCGGCCCCTTCAACCTGCCTGCGCACTTGCCCAACGCGCATATCATCCCGGCCCTGATCGCGGGCAACACCGTGATCTTCAAGCCGAGCGAGAAGACCCCCGGGACCAGCGAACTGCTCGCCCGATGCTTTCACCGTGCTGGCATCTCGGCCGCCATCATGCAGGTCTGCCAGGGCGGTCCTGCCGAGGGCCAGAAGCTGGTTGCGCACGATGGCATCGATGGCGTGCTGTTCACCGGCTCCGCCAACATCGGCATCTCCATCAACCGCAAGCTGGCGGCGCGGCCGGACAAGCTGGTGACGCTCGAGATGAGCGGCAACAATCCGCTGGTGGTGTGGGATACGCCCAAGCTGACCGACGCCGCGGCGCTTGTCGTGCAGTCCGCCTTTGCCTCGGCCGGGCAGCGCTGCACCGCGGCGCGCCGCCTGATCGTCAAGGATTCGATGTACGAGCCGCTGCTCGCCGAGGTGAAGGCGCTGGCGGATCGCATCATCTTCGGCGCACCGTTCGACGATCCGGCTCCGTTCATGGGCCCGGTCATCGACAACATGGCCGCCGACGGGCTCACCGAAAGTTTCCTCTATCTGCTCAGTCACGGCGGGCGCGCGATCAAGCACTTGGTCCGACCCGACGAATCGCTGCCGTTCCTTTCGCCCGCGATCATCGATGTGACCGCCATGGTCGAGAAACCCGACGTCGAGCTGTTCGGCCCGATCCTCCAAGTGGTGCGCGTCAGCGACTTCGACGAGGCGATTGCCGAGGCCAATGCGACGCGCTTCGGCTTGGTCGCGGCCTTGGTGGGCGGCACACCGCAGGAGTACAATCGCTTCTGGGGCAGCGTCCGCGCCGGGATCGTCAATTGGAATCGGCCGACGATTGCGCCTTCTCACGCGGGACCGGTGGGCGGCACCGGTCTGTCCGGCAATCATCGTCCGACCGGGTACTACGCTGCGGATTACTGCGCCTATCCGGTTGCCTCGGGTGAGATGGAGCAGCCGCGCGCGGTGATCGGCGTGGGGCTTAAGTGATCTGAGATCCTCCCCTGCAAGGGGAGGTGGCGCGCGCGGAGCGTGACGGAGGGGTGTAACCCTATCGTCCGGGTACTACGCCAGCGGTGACACCCCTCCGTCAGCCGCTCCGCGTCTGCCACCTCCCCTTGCAGGGGAGGATCTAGACGGCTCACCCACCGCTGGCGATCAGGTCCACCTCCGTCAGTCCGTTCCCCTGCTTGCGCGCGTAGACCAGGTATGACTGACCGCCTTTGCGCCCGCCGAGCACATGGTCGGAGCCGTCCATTCGGTAATCCGCACCGTACCCTGCTGCCGTCGCCTTGGTGTAGTAGAAGTCCACCACATCCTTCGGGGCGACTGGGCTGACGAAGTTTACCACGCGCAAGTGGCAGCCGTCGGCATCGGTTCCGGCCGCTTCCTGGACCGCGCCGCGCGGGTAGACCGGCAGGTCCTTGGGCAACTTCGCTGCCCATGTCGCGGAATACTGCGCCTTTTGCGTGCAGTCGGTCGTGGCAGCCTTGGCCTCCTGGGCGACTTGCGCTGCCGTGGCGGCGTTCTCCACCAGAGAGGACGCCGCGCCGGGCTTGGGTGCAGGCGCGGACTTCAGCGTGCCGCCGGCTTGCAGCATCGCCTCTTCCCGCGCTGCCGCCGCCGCTTCGGGCGATCGCTGTTGTGCGGGCAGCTCTATCGCGCCACCGTTTGCCGCCACCGCAGCGCCGTTGTTGCCGGACATGTTGGGATCGACCATGATCTGCTCGCCAAGCGCGCCCGTTACTGCCGGGTCGCTCTCGACGGGGACCGGAGCATCTTGCTTCGACCCGCAAGCGGCGAGCAGAACCAGCATCGCCGCGGCGCTGCCGTTCAGGATAGGTCGGGCGGTGATGACGTAACGGGCGCGGCTCAACATCTTGGAGACTTTCCCCAGCGTGCTTAATGAGCCGTTAGCCTTGTGCGGCAATCGTTAACGACGAGTTGAGAAGCGTAGTTAATCCTCCGGCCGTCCCGATCCGGGAAGGTCGGCTGCGGAGACGTGAATGCCGAAAGGCGCGAGCGAGCACGTGCACTCCAGACATGCAAAGGAGGGCGCTCCCGCAGGATGGGAAGCGCCCCCCCGGCCCGGTCCGCGACGGATGTGAGGCCGCGGTTACCGGACCGTTCCCTCGCGCGTCGCCGTCCGCACGAGGAAACCGGTCAAAGGGTTAGCGGCAGCGCGAGTCGCTGCGATCGATGGCACGGCCGGCCAATGCACCGGCAGCGGCGCCGAGCACGGTGCCCAGGGTCTTGTCGCGGCCACCGTCGATGGTGCGGCCCAGAAGGGCGCCACCTACGCCACCGATCAGCAAGCCGGTGGTGCCATTCTCGCGACGGCAGTAGTAGCGGCCATCGTTACCGCGCCAGGTGCGGCCCTGGTTGCGGTAGCTGTTGCCGTAGCCGCGGCGGTAGTCGTCGCGCGAGTACCGGCGGTCGCCACGCCAGTCGCGGCGATCGTTGTAGGTCTGCTGCCCGGGCGCGGCGAACGCGGCCTCATGGGCGCTGTACGCAACGGCAGCGGTAGCTGGGATCGCGGTTGCGAGGGTGGCACTGGCAGCGGCGAGTGCGGAAACCTTCAGCAGAGTGTTCATCGTTATTCTCCTTGTCGGCGGCGGCACCGGGGAGATCATCCGCCTTACGCATTCATCTTTAGGCCACTTAATCTGAACAGATCGCAACGCGGCTGTCAGGATCGAAGATTGCGACGAACTGAGTTGAAGGCGTCGACGAGTTGTCACGCTGCCCGCCTCTGCCTAGAGCGCAGACCCATGCATTCTGGCTCACAACGCGCCAGCGGGCTCCCCCACGCTATCGGCGCGTACCTGATCTGGGGATTGATCCCGCTCTACTTCCGGCTGCTCAAGGCAGTGCCGCCGATGGAGGTCGTCGGCTGGCGAATCGTGTTCACGCTGCCGGTCTGCTTCGCGCTCGTGGCATTGCTGCGCCAATCCGGCGAGGTGCGCCGGGCACTTTCCGATCGACGCACGCTGGGCCTCCTTGCAGGCAGCGCGCTGCTGATCGGGACCAATTGGCTGATCTACGTCATCGCAATCGCCACCGGACACGTCTTCGCGGCAAGCCTGGGATACTACATCAACCCGCTGATGAACGTGCTCGCGGGCACGCTCTTCCTGCGCGAGAAGCTGTCACCGCGGCAGTGGGTGGCCGTAGCACTGGCGGCGGCAGGCGTCGCGGTGCTCGCGTGGGGCGCGGTGAGCACCTTGTGGATCAGCATGGGCCTGGCGCTCAGCTTCTGCGGCTATGGCCTGGTGCGGAAGCTGGCGCCGGTCGAGTCGCTGCCGGGTTTGACGGTCGAGACACTGGTGCTGGTCGTGCCAGCGCTGGCGATGATCGGTTGGCAGAGCACGCAGCAGGCCGGAGTTGCGCTGGGTCAAAACACGATGCAGGACATCACGCTCGCTCTTGCCGGCGTGGTCACCGGCGTGCCGCTGCTGCTGTTTGCCACCGCGGCGCGGCGGATGAGCTACTCGACGCTGGGCTTCGTGCAGTTCCTGTCGCCGACCCTGGTGTTCGTACTCGGCCTGTTCGTGTTCCACGAGCCGCTCCGTCCGGTGCAACTCACCAGCTTCGCGATGATCTGGGCCGCCATCGGGGTATTCTGCTGGGATCTATTGCGAGCAAGGCGGTCATTGGGCTCGGCTTGACGTTGGCGCGCTGCTAGCGGACTTAAACAAGTCTCGCGGCTTACCCGAGCGTCAAAGCGCCCCCGCGAAGCGCAGCGGCTCGCCTTGCGCGGCATTGCCCAGCTGCCCTTCCCACATGGCGAAATGTCCGCGCACGATGGTGCCCACCACCTTGCCCTGCAGTTCCATGCCGGTAAACGGCGACCAGCCACAGCGGCTTTCCAGCCAGTCCTCGGCGACGGTGAACGATCCCTTCCGATCCACCACGGTGAAATCCGCATCGTACCCCGCGGCGATGCGGCCCTTGCCGACCAGGCCGAACACGCGCTGCACCCCGGCGCTGGTCATGTCGATCAGCCGCTCCAGCGTCATGCGTCCCTTCGCCACATGGTCCAGCATCAGCGGCAGCAGCGTCTGCACGCCGGGCATGCCACTGGGGCTCGCCGGGTAGGTCTTGGCCTTTTCCTCGACCGTATGCGGCGCGTGGTCGGAGCCGAGCACGTCGGGCACGCCCTGCTGCAGCCAGTGCCACAGCCCGTCGCGGTGCGCGGAGGATCGGATCGGCGGGTTCATCTGCGCATAAGTGCCGAGCTTCGGATAAGCCTCCTCCGCCGCCAGCGTCAGGTGCTGCGGGGTGACTTCGCACGTGGCAATGTCGCGGTGGTGAGAGAGGAACTCCAGCTCGGCCGGGGTGGTGATGTGCAGCACGTGGATCGGCCGGCGCGCTTCCCGCGCAAGGCGGACGATGCGCTGGGTGGCCACCATCGCGCTCTCGTCGTCGCGCCAGACCGGGTGGCTGGAGGGGTCGCCTTCGACACGGATGTCCTTGCGCGCGTTCATCCGCGCCTCGTCCTCGGCATGGATGGCCACACGGCGGCGGCCGCTCGCCAGCACGCGCGCCAGCGCGGCGTCCTCCGCGACCAGCAGGCTGCCAGTCGATGCGCCCATGAAGATCTTGACCCCCGCAGTGCCCGGGATGCGCTCGAGCTCGGCCAACTCTTCGGCGTTCTCCGCTGTGGCGCCGACGTAGAAGGCATGGTCGCAGTGCATGCGGTGATGTCCGCGCGCCAGCTTGTCGAGCACGCGCTCGGCCGTGTCTGTGTTCGGGTTGGTGTTGGGCATCTCAAACACCGCGGTGATCCCGCCCATGACCGCCGCGCGGCTGCCGCTCTCCAGATCTTCCTTGTGCTCCAGCCCCGGCTCGCGGAAATGGACCTGGCTGTCGATCACGCCGGGCAGCACGTCGAGGCCGGTGCAGTCGATCCGGCGCGCAGCGTCCGGGTAGCTGCCCAGGCCCACAATCTTGCCGTCCCGCACCGCGACGTCGGCGTGGACCGGGCCCGAAGGCGTATGCACGAGGCCGCCGGTGAGGACCAGTTCGGGTGCAGCGCTCATCGACCGGCCTCCTGCTTGCCGCAATTGCCGGTGTCCTGAGCGGCGAAAAGCCGGGCTTCGTGGAGAGCTGCGATGCGGCGGAGCGAGTCGGTTTGGCTGGTCATGGCGCCCTCATGCACCGGATGGTGGCCTGTAGGACAGCCCCCACGTCGCACCTAGTCACGTCCAGGCGCCGCCGCGGGCACGGCATCACGCGGCGGCATGCCGGGCCACGCGCCATAGTCCGGGTGCTCATGGTATGCACCGGTGAGGTCCGGCGGCCCCGAGTAGAGCAGCTGGAACAGCCGCCAGGAGAACCGCCAGCGGTCGCCATCCAGTACCGCACGGTCGTAGTAGCGCCCGATGTTCATGTTTGGCGGCTTGTCGTGCCAGCTGCACTGCTCTGTGACGTAAGTCCGCGCACTCGCCCGACCGCGTCCGGTGAGATCGACTTGCGGATTGCGGAAGCTGATCAGCACGCGGTTGCAGCGGGCGACGACGCCACCAAACCCGCTCGCTATCTCATGACGCCCGCGCATTACCATGCCGGATATGCGCCACTCGGCATCGATCGTGAAGCAATCGCCAAATGCGGTCAGATCCTGGCGCCACGCAGAGTCGGTGTAGTGCGCGTGGAGCTGGCGGATGCCCGCCTCCGCTTCTAGGAACTCGATCATCGTGCGGCTCTCCTCGGCCGAGGATAAAGCGGGCGGCCAGGCGAGTGCAACGTGTTGAACACGCGTTGCGGATAGGCTTACGCGCGCTCAAGTCCGCTCAGAGCGGAACCGCCTCGCCACCCTCCAGCCGGTGCGAGCAGCCCAGCGCCACCGGGTCATCCTCGCCTGACAGTGCCGCCACCGTCCGCCAGCCCACCGCGCGCTGACGTGCCGCGATCTGCGGGTCGTGCCCGAGTGGCAGGAACAGCGCGGCCGGTTCGCTGGTCGTTTCGGCCAGCAGGTCGATCAAGCGGTCGGGATAGAGGGAGAAGCCGGTCGCGACTTCGCCCTCCGCGGTCTCGCCCAGGATCCGGTAAGTGCCGCCGCGGCCGAGCGCGCCCTGGACGCCGGTGGCGTAGATCATGAAGCCGAACCAGGATTGGTACTCGAAGCCGTGCCGCTCCGAGGGGTCGAGCGTCACGCGCGCTCGTCCGCCGATCCGGGCGGCGATATCGCGCAAGCCCGCAATGCGGCTGGCGAGGGCGCCACCGGCATCGAACGCAGCCAGCCGCGCGATCGCCTGCTCGAAGGGGCCGACTGCATAGAGCAGTGGCAGGTAACCTGCGCCACCGGCGTCGACGAGACCGCCAGCGTCCTTGGCATCGAGTTCGCGGCGCACCGCCTCGATCTGCGTCGGTGCGAGCGGCAGTGCCTCGGCGGCGAGCGTATCGACCAAGTCGGGAAGCGTGAGGTCGACCGAGATGCCAGTCGCGCCCGCCTGCTCCAGCGCCTCGATCGCGATGGCGACCACTTCGGCAGCCGCGCTGACGCTGTCGCTGCCGATCAACTCCGCGCCGAGCTGCAACCGCTCTCGCGCAGGGTCGAGGCCATCGCCCTTGATCGTCAGCACCTGCCCCGAATAGCACAGGCGCAGAGGGCGCGGCCGGCTCGCTAGACTAGTCGCGGCGATGCGCCCGAGCTGGACGGTGATGTCCGAACGCAGCGCCAGCGTGC
The window above is part of the Novosphingobium sp. 9U genome. Proteins encoded here:
- a CDS encoding dihydroorotase, which codes for MSAAPELVLTGGLVHTPSGPVHADVAVRDGKIVGLGSYPDAARRIDCTGLDVLPGVIDSQVHFREPGLEHKEDLESGSRAAVMGGITAVFEMPNTNPNTDTAERVLDKLARGHHRMHCDHAFYVGATAENAEELAELERIPGTAGVKIFMGASTGSLLVAEDAALARVLASGRRRVAIHAEDEARMNARKDIRVEGDPSSHPVWRDDESAMVATQRIVRLAREARRPIHVLHITTPAELEFLSHHRDIATCEVTPQHLTLAAEEAYPKLGTYAQMNPPIRSSAHRDGLWHWLQQGVPDVLGSDHAPHTVEEKAKTYPASPSGMPGVQTLLPLMLDHVAKGRMTLERLIDMTSAGVQRVFGLVGKGRIAAGYDADFTVVDRKGSFTVAEDWLESRCGWSPFTGMELQGKVVGTIVRGHFAMWEGQLGNAAQGEPLRFAGAL
- a CDS encoding nuclear transport factor 2 family protein, which produces MIEFLEAEAGIRQLHAHYTDSAWRQDLTAFGDCFTIDAEWRISGMVMRGRHEIASGFGGVVARCNRVLISFRNPQVDLTGRGRASARTYVTEQCSWHDKPPNMNIGRYYDRAVLDGDRWRFSWRLFQLLYSGPPDLTGAYHEHPDYGAWPGMPPRDAVPAAAPGRD
- a CDS encoding ATP phosphoribosyltransferase regulatory subunit yields the protein MHDTDRDLLPEGLGDRSPVQAAAASRVRRGALDVFASHGYVRVETPTIEFEKSMASRMAGIEPRRMFRFVDPVSLRTLALRSDITVQLGRIAATSLASRPRPLRLCYSGQVLTIKGDGLDPARERLQLGAELIGSDSVSAAAEVVAIAIEALEQAGATGISVDLTLPDLVDTLAAEALPLAPTQIEAVRRELDAKDAGGLVDAGGAGYLPLLYAVGPFEQAIARLAAFDAGGALASRIAGLRDIAARIGGRARVTLDPSERHGFEYQSWFGFMIYATGVQGALGRGGTYRILGETAEGEVATGFSLYPDRLIDLLAETTSEPAALFLPLGHDPQIAARQRAVGWRTVAALSGEDDPVALGCSHRLEGGEAVPL